The window TTTCCATAGATTATTTTGTAATATACAGCTGACCTGGAACAAACCCGGGTGAAGAAAAAGCTCTTACCAGTTCAATCTCTGGTAAGAGCCTCTTTTTATTTGAATTCGGAAAGATTGTTGTTTTTTCGCGGCAGGCGGACGCTTCCCGCGGGCCACGCCTTTCGCTCGATAATTAATTTAGTCAATGGCATTGCAGTAATCTATCCGAACACAGCCTATTTTTGGGTTAGATTATTCAGTTGATTGATTTGCATTTTGGGGCTGAAGGACACCGGCACTGTTAAGAATCGCACTGAGTTTTTCTTTTTTCTCTTCAGGAAGGCTGCGGGACGGAGCGAGAACAGCTGTGGAAATGTCCAGCCCGACCATGGAAACTGCTTCTTTGATGACATTCATAAATGGCGAGTCTAGTGAATAAAGTTCCGGCAGATATGCCAGTGTTTCGTTAAGCTTTAAGGCTCGGTGCAGATCTCCCTCCCAATACGTCCGGAACATCTCTATTGCCGGTTCAGGTGCAAAATTCCCCGTGGCCCCGATGATGCCGTCGCCGCCAAGGCTCAGTGTATTTAGAAACAGGTCTTCAAATCCGCAAAAAACACTGAAACCGGGATGCTGCGCCTTTACATTGAGAATCATATCCCGGATGTGGCCAATGTCTTTGACCGTTTCCTTAATTCCAACGATATTTTCATGTTCATTTACCAGTCTCAGGACAAAATCCGTACTCAGGTCCTGGTCTGTAAGCAGAGGAAAATTATAAAGCAGGACCGGAAGCTTTGAAGCTGCCGCTGCCGTACTGAAATGGTGAAAAAGGTTTTCTTCTGACAGTTTCACGTAGTAGGGATTAATAATGACAACACCATCAGCCCCGATTTCATGGGCATGACTGTTAAGCTCCACTACCTCCCGGGTACTCGTGGCCCCCGTACCAATCAGGACCGGCACCCTGCCGTCGACTGTTTTCACAGCAAATTCAGCTACCTGTCTGCGCTGCTCAAAAGTCATCTGGCTGAATTCACCGCCTGTTCCTAAAAAGAACAGACCGTCCACGCCTCTTTCAATCAGGTTATCAATTAACAGTCCCATTCCTTTTTCATCGAGGTTTCCCTCTTCTGTCACGATCGTGGATACCGGCGGGATTACCCCGGTAAAGCGGTTCACCTTCTTATCCATTATCGTCCCTCCTTTAGATACTCTTCGCTGCTTTCGGCTTCTAATGGATCTTTCTGTTTCTCAGCCGCTTCCGCTTCCATTCCTTTATGAAGTGTACGGATGATTTTATCAACATCATAGACGCTTCCTTTCCACGTTCCTCCACTGACTGCCTGGAGCGCCGCCCACAAACGTGTGTCATCGGGAAGGTCCTGATGAGGCGCCAGTTCAGGATGGATGTCCCTGGCTGCAAGAATAGCGGTCCCTTCCTCAACCCCGCATTCGTCCCCTTCCGTGCCGGTAAAATGAATAGAAGCATCCAGCTTGTCACAGTCAATCCTCACTTCCACAATATCTCCATCTCTTAATTTTCCGATCGGTCCGCCCGCGAGCGCTTCCGGCCCCGCATGGCCGATACAGGCACCGGTGGACACACCCGAGAAGCGGGCATCTGTTATGAGGGTGACATGCTTTCCAAACGGCAGGTGCTTTAGAGCCGATGTGACCTGATATGTTTCCTCCATCCCCGTGCCCGAAGGTCCACAGCCACTGAGAATGATAATATCCCCTGCTTCGATCTGGTCGGACTTGATCGCTTTGATGACCGCTTTCTCCGAAGTGAAAATTTTAACGGGAGCCTTGTGATAATACACACCGTTTTCATCGAGCATTTCTCTGTC is drawn from Alteribacter lacisalsi and contains these coding sequences:
- a CDS encoding dihydrodipicolinate synthase family protein, which encodes MDKKVNRFTGVIPPVSTIVTEEGNLDEKGMGLLIDNLIERGVDGLFFLGTGGEFSQMTFEQRRQVAEFAVKTVDGRVPVLIGTGATSTREVVELNSHAHEIGADGVVIINPYYVKLSEENLFHHFSTAAAASKLPVLLYNFPLLTDQDLSTDFVLRLVNEHENIVGIKETVKDIGHIRDMILNVKAQHPGFSVFCGFEDLFLNTLSLGGDGIIGATGNFAPEPAIEMFRTYWEGDLHRALKLNETLAYLPELYSLDSPFMNVIKEAVSMVGLDISTAVLAPSRSLPEEKKEKLSAILNSAGVLQPQNANQSTE